A stretch of Prunus dulcis chromosome 6, ALMONDv2, whole genome shotgun sequence DNA encodes these proteins:
- the LOC117633002 gene encoding fructose-bisphosphate aldolase 1, cytoplasmic-like, protein MSCFKGKYHDELVANAAYIGTPGKGILAADESTGTIGKRLSSINVENNESNRRALRELLFCAPGALQYLSGVILFEETLYQKTVGEKPFVDVLKEGGVLPGIKVDKGTVELAGTNGETTTQGLDGLAQRCQEYYEAGARFAKWRAVLKIGPNEPSQLAIHENANGLARYAVICQENGLVPIVEPEILVDGSHDIEQCADVTERVLAACYKALNEHHAILEGTLLKPNMVTPGSDAKKVSPEVVAYHTVRALQRTVPPAVPAVVFLSGGQSEEEATLNLNAMNKLNTKKPWSLSFSFGRALQQSTLKSWAGKDENVEKARVAFLGRCKANSEATLGTYKGDAALGDGASESLHVKDYKY, encoded by the coding sequence ATGAACTTGTAGCCAATGCTGCCTACATTGGTACCCCCGGGAAGGGAATCCTAGCCGCAGATGAATCAACTGGAACAATCGGCAAGCGTCTATCAAGTATAAATGTCGAGAACAATGAGTCCAACAGGCGAGCCCTGCGTGAGCTCCTCTTTTGCGCCCCGGGTGCACTTCAATATCTCAGTGGTGTAATCCTGTTTGAGGAAACCCTTTACCAGAAAACAGTTGGTGAAAAACCCTTTGTTGATGTCCTCAAGGAAGGAGGGGTCCTCCCTGGGATCAAAGTGGACAAGGGCACTGTTGAGCTTGCTGGAACTAATGGTGAGACCACAACTCAGGGTCTTGATGGTCTTGCCCAGCGCTGCCAGGAGTACTATGAAGCTGGAGCCCGCTTCGCTAAGTGGCGTGCTGTGCTCAAGATTGGCCCAAATGAGCCATCCCAACTTGCTATACATGAGAATGCCAATGGCTTGGCTCGCTATGCTGTCATTTGCCAGGAGAATGGCTTGGTACCAATTGTTGAGCCAGAGATACTGGTTGATGGATCTCATGACATTGAGCAGTGCGCAGATGTGACCGAGCGTGTCCTCGCTGCTTGCTACAAAGCGCTGAATGAACACCATGCCATTCTCGAGGGTACTCTTTTGAAGCCAAACATGGTTACCCCAGGTTCAGATGCCAAGAAGGTTTCACCTGAGGTGGTGGCTTATCATACCGTAAGGGCATTGCAGCGAACGGTTCCTCCAGCTGTTCCTGCCGTGGTGTTTCTTTCTGGTGGGCAGAGTGAGGAGGAAGCTACCCTCAACTTGAATGCTATGAATAAGCTAAATACCAAGAAACCCTGGTCACTTTCGTTCTCTTTTGGCCGGGCTCTGCAGCAAAGCACTCTGAAATCATGGGCTGGAAAGGATGAAAATGTGGAGAAGGCACGAGTTGCCTTCCTTGGTAGGTGCAAAGCTAATTCAGAAGCTACTTTGGGTACCTACAAAGGGGATGCTGCATTGGGAGATGGTGCTTCGGAGAGTCTTCATGTGAAGGATTACAAGTACTAA
- the LOC117633003 gene encoding uncharacterized protein LOC117633003: MQTNKKLCILHPFLLLLNFWLATSIPQDASTSICDKFKIQTPFSNPNSTALSRLNRTVICKSQKLYHSNRTSNSLFPVSYTNYKCKSLIISNPSSSSLHHVSPLNLSNSLLLYNCSNKTPSSSSLFQNFTCLHACGLASSSCLLVDDVTKLDVGFHPRDLNCSCYSRVQKRSLDGSYEAHKLRTRVSFDIPDHIPNICDECQKPNGNCAAGLKCICHPKECKNKVISRAGSINALGNILVSLLSLVAQMVLADNP, from the exons ATGCAGACAAACAAGAAACTCTGCATCCTACATCCTTTCCTTCTGCTACTCAATTTCTGGTTAGCAACTTCAATTCCTCAAGATGCTTCAACAAGCATTTGTGACAAATTCAAGATTCAAACACCCTTttcaaatccaaattcaacTGCATTATCCCGTTTAAATCGAACAGTCATCTGCAAATCTCAGAAACTATACCATAGTAATAGAACCTCCAACAGCCTCTTCCCAGTCTCCTACACTAACTACAAATGTAAAAGTCTGATCATCTCcaacccttcttcttcttcactccACCATGTCTCTCCCTTAAACCTCTCCAACTCACTTTTACTCTACAACTGCTCAAACAAAAcaccctcatcatcatcactgtTTCAAAACTTCACCTGCTTACATGCATGTGGACTTGCATCCTCATCTTGCTTACTAGTTGATGATGTCACAAAGCTTGACGTGGGATTTCATCCAAGAGATTTGAATTGCTCATGTTACAGCAGGGTGCAGAAGAGATCTTTAGATGGGAGCTATGAAGCACATAAGTTGAGAACAAGAGTTTCTTTTGACATCCCTGACCACATTCCCAATATCTGCGACGAGTGTCAAAAGCCTAATGGCAATTGTGCTGCTGGGTTGAAGTGCATATGCCACCCTAAAGAGTGCA AAAACAAAGTCATATCAAGGGCTGGATCCATCAATGCTTTGGGTAACATCCTGGTCTCTTTGCTTTCTCTTGTAGCACAAATGGTTTTGGCAGACAATCCCTGA
- the LOC117631722 gene encoding stress-response A/B barrel domain-containing protein At5g22580, with protein sequence MGSAVDLGNNNNMGEFKHLVIVKFKEDVVVDDILKGLENLVAEIDAVKSFEWGQDLESQELLRQGFTHVFLMTFDKKDDYAVFQSHPKHQEFSAIFSTVIEKLVLLDFPPTLVKTPPKAAPPEAPPEAPPA encoded by the exons ATGGGTAGTGCTGTTGATTTgggaaataataataatatgggGGAGTTCAAGCACTTGGTGATTGTTAAGTTCAAGGAAGATGTGGTTGTGGATGATATTCTGAAAGGGCTGGAGAATTTGGTTGCTGAGATTGATGCTGTTAAGTCCTTTGAATG GGGACAGGATCTGGAAAGCCAAGAGCTGCTTAGGCAGGGATTTACCCATGTCTTCTTGATGACATTCGACAAGAAGGATGATTATGCTGTGTTTCAGAGCCACCCTAAACATCAAGAATTTTCAGCAATATTTTCAACAGTTATAGAAAAGCTTGTGCTGCTTGATTTTCCACCTACTCTTGTCAAGACACCACCCAAGGCAGCACCACCAGAAGCACCACCAGAGGCACCACCAGCATGA
- the LOC117630226 gene encoding beta-amyrin 28-monooxygenase-like, whose translation MDTFTKKHLDMYWEDGKDDDQVIKAHPLAKKYAFTMACRLMLDTEDQQVFTELENLMKDLSSGFTSLPIDLPGTQFNRAIRGSRQLREEIKNIVTQRRIHLSARKAHEVVDGLDILSSLIMDTSSDGQGLSDSEIASKLYGVIVSGYDNFSSTLATIVMYLAELPHVYDAVLKEQRQIAESKAAGELLNWADIQKMKYSWSVACEVMRLLPPNSGTFREAISDFVYEGYLIPKGMKLNWNVHSTHKNPEYFPDPEKFDPSRFEGQGPPPYSFVPFGGGPRMCPGKEYSRFKMLVFMHNVVTRYRWEKVFPDEKFVWDPALVPTKGLPIRVFPHNKSQSN comes from the exons ATGGACACTTTCACCAAAAAACATCTGGATATGTACTGGGAAGATGGAAAAGATGATGATCAAGTGATCAAGGCTCACCCTCTTGCAAAGAAGTATGCTTTCACAATGGCATGCAGGCTCATGTTAGACACAGAGGATCAACAAGTATTTACCGAACTAGAAAACCTAATGAAGGATTTGTCTTCAGGGTTCACTTCATTGCCAATCGATCTGCCCGGCACGCAGTTTAACCGTGCAATTCGAGGGTCCAGGCAACTCCGGGAAGAAATTAAGAATATTGTCACTCAAAGGAGGATACATCTTTCCGCTCGTAAGGCACACGAAGTTGTTGATGGTTTAGATATTTTGTCCAGCTTGATCATGGACACAAGTAGCGACGGGCAAGGGCTGAGCGACTCGGAGATTGCCAGCAAGTTGTATGGCGTTATAGTTAGTGGCTATGACAATTTCAGCAGCACGTTGGCTACCATTGTCATGTATCTAGCAGAGCTTCCTCATGTCTATGATGCCGTCCTTAAAG AGCAAAGGCAGATTGCAGAGTCAAAAGCAGCAGGAGAGCTGTTGAACTGGGCGGATATACAAAAGATGAAATATTCATGGAGCGTGGCATGTGAAGTTATGCGATTGTTGCCACCAAATTCCGGGACTTTTAGGGAAGCCATTTCCGACTTCGTCTATGAAGGATATCTGATTCCAAAAGGAATGAAg CTGAACTGGAACGTGCATTCGACACATAAAAACCCAGAGTACTTCCCAGATCCAGAAAAGTTTGATCCGTCGAGGTTTGAGGGACAAGGACCACCTCCTTACTCATTTGTTCCGTTTGGAGGAGGACCTCGGATGTGTCCAGGCAAAGAATATTCTCGATTCAAAATGTTGGTGTTCATGCACAACGTTGTAACCAGATACAGATGGGAGAAGGTTTTTCCTGACGAGAAATTCGTGTGGGACCCAGCGCTTGTTCCTACCAAAGGACTTCCAATTCGGGTTTTTCCTCACAATAAATCACAGTCCAACTAG